Part of the Corynebacterium caspium DSM 44850 genome, CCACACCGCCATAATAATGATAAAGACGATGGGGAAAAGCCCGAAAGCTACACCCTGGCTAAGCGCTAATGACGCCAGCCCCATGGGCATTTTGAAAACTAAGGCCGCTACTAATAGGGAAACTAATACAGAACCCAAAGCCGACCAGTGCGCCTTCATCTTTAGGCCCATCAGGAGCCCAAAGAAGGTGATCAACGGGAGTAATCCGGCAAATGCGTAGAGGGCTATATTTTCTCCCCCTGCACGAATGGTGAAATCGGCTGCTAAGAGCAGATTGTCAGGAGACACAGTGAGGCACCTTCCGATAAGCGTATATTGTGACGTTAAGCTCCTATATACTGGCATAGAAATATTCAGATTATAAATTTCTGAAAGGGTGGATAACCGTACTGTTACCCCCTAAGACTTATGGCTAATTAAAGTTTCAGCAGCAGGATATTTTTTCTAACATCTAACTTATTAAATTGAACTCCATAGGAGGGCTATATGACTGCAGACAGCTACCACCTGGAGAATCCCGCCCCACCACAGCGCGGAAATCGCCGACGCTTTGATCCTTCCCGTAAACAGCGCATTATTGATGCAGCCGTCAAAATTATTGTGGAGCAAGGTTCCCAATTTGTAACCCATAGAGCGGTCGCCCAAGTAGCTGATGTGCCCTTGGGATCTATGACTTATCATTTTCAAAATTTAGCGGATCTACTAGATCAAGCCTGGCTTAAAATCGCTATTAGAGCCCGACTTAGCTTCTATAATCACTTCGCAAATCTTGAAAATCCTACCCCCGAAGACTTTCGGGCTTGCTTCGTAAAAGCCCTTTATCACGCCCAAAACGAACGCGAGCTCTATGCGGAGGCGCTGGTAAATTTCGCGGCAATATCTGCCTACGATAACCGCACCAGGGAGCATTACCTAGCTTATGAGGGGGCCCAACTAAATACCTTGGGGCAGTATGTTGATGAAACTACCTCCCTAGCCTTACTTACTTATTATCGCGGCATTGTTAATCAGGCAGCGGTAAAAGGACATAAAGCTCGTTTGGAAGATTTTGAGCTCATGGTGCAACGACTCACCCCACTGCACTCTTTTGTGGATCACAGCTAGCTAAAGACTGCTAACCAAAGACCTTATTTAGGGCCACTAGCTGGGCGGACTGCTTTTCGTAGCGTAAGCCCTTAGGATGGTGCATGTCATGGCTTCCGCATTACTTATAGACAAATACGACCGCGTAGCGCGAGATCTTCGCGTTTCGCTTACTGATCGTTGCAATTTACGCTGTACTTATTGCATGCCAGCGGAAGGCCTCGAATGGATTCCCACCCCACTCACCCTTAGTGATGAAGAAACTATCCGACTAATTCGCATTGCAGTGACGGAACTAGGGATCCGCCAAGTCCGCTTCACCGGTGGCGAACCCTTATTAAGGAAATCTTTAGAAAAAATTATTGCGGCCACTAAACAATTGCAGACCGATGAAGGGCTGTCTCCACATACCGCAATTACCACTAATGCTTTGGGACTAGAACGACGCGCTAAAGGCTTAAAAGCAGCTGGCCTTGATCGCGTAAATATATCTCTAGACACCCTAAATGCGGATCATTATTTTCAATTAACCAGAAGAAACCGGCATGCTGACGTACTGCGCGGTATAGATGCAGCCCTGGAGAATGGATTAACCCCAGTAAAGGTTAATTCCGTGGTGATGCCTGGCATTAATGATCCAGATATCGTGGATTTGGCGCTATTTGCAGTGCGTCGGGGCCTAAACTTAAGGTTTATCGAACAAATGCCCCTCGGACCACGTGAGCAATGGGCCCGGGCAGAAATGGTTACCGCAGCCGAGATCCTAACTAGTTTGGAATCACGTTTTGAGATTTCTGCAGCCAGTGAACCCCGCGGATCTGCTCCGGCAGAATTATGGAATGTAGTTGATCGTCTAAACCCGAAAATAGCTGGTCAAATAGGTATTATCGCCTCTGTAAGTCATCCTTTTTGTGGGGCTTGCGACCGTACTCGGTTAACCACAGACGGAGCTATTCGTACCTGTCTTTTTTCCAGATCAGAAACATCACTACGCGATATTATGCGTGCTGGAGCTACCGACGCAGAACTAGCCGATATTTGGCGCACCACTATGTGGGCTAAAAAAGCGGGTCACGATATTGACGATCCTAATTTTATTCAGCCCCAACGCACCATGTCTGCCATCGGCGGCTGATTTTGTAGTTAGAGCTATTCCCAGGTTCTAGAAAGAAAACCTTAAGAGATGTCTTTGCACTCACAAACTCCCGATTCCTCTCCCCTGCTTAGCCCTAAAGTTGCCACTTTAGATGAGCACCTCTCAGCTTTAATGAGCTATATTTCGCCATTGCAAACAAAAACCGTTCGCAGCGCAGAGCTAACCCAAGCTAGTTCATTAACTCATTTGGCAGAAGATATTACTACCCGTATTCCAGTACCAGTTTTTAGCAATTCTGGGGTAGATGGATTTCTAGTTCGCGATGCAGATCTTAGCGGTGCCGGACCCTGGATATTCCCGGTAGCTGGCGATATTCCAGCTGGAGCCGCACCACTTGTGGTACCACCTGGCCAAGCTATACGCATAATGACTGGTGCGCCGGTGGGAGAAAATACTAGCGGCTTAAGAGTAATTCCGGT contains:
- a CDS encoding TetR/AcrR family transcriptional regulator; protein product: MTADSYHLENPAPPQRGNRRRFDPSRKQRIIDAAVKIIVEQGSQFVTHRAVAQVADVPLGSMTYHFQNLADLLDQAWLKIAIRARLSFYNHFANLENPTPEDFRACFVKALYHAQNERELYAEALVNFAAISAYDNRTREHYLAYEGAQLNTLGQYVDETTSLALLTYYRGIVNQAAVKGHKARLEDFELMVQRLTPLHSFVDHS
- the moaA gene encoding GTP 3',8-cyclase MoaA, coding for MASALLIDKYDRVARDLRVSLTDRCNLRCTYCMPAEGLEWIPTPLTLSDEETIRLIRIAVTELGIRQVRFTGGEPLLRKSLEKIIAATKQLQTDEGLSPHTAITTNALGLERRAKGLKAAGLDRVNISLDTLNADHYFQLTRRNRHADVLRGIDAALENGLTPVKVNSVVMPGINDPDIVDLALFAVRRGLNLRFIEQMPLGPREQWARAEMVTAAEILTSLESRFEISAASEPRGSAPAELWNVVDRLNPKIAGQIGIIASVSHPFCGACDRTRLTTDGAIRTCLFSRSETSLRDIMRAGATDAELADIWRTTMWAKKAGHDIDDPNFIQPQRTMSAIGG